The following are encoded together in the Phaseolus vulgaris cultivar G19833 chromosome 9, P. vulgaris v2.0, whole genome shotgun sequence genome:
- the LOC137822669 gene encoding protein NODULATION SIGNALING PATHWAY 2-like: MEIDMDYHTDAIHSLHFSGYATITDTTPSSDDDYDCNWNHWSPLVNWDAFTGPHDDFHHLIDSIVSDGATAEYLSPDDHAASNSPSPSITEEDDAEEETAAADDSKGLRLVHLLMAAAEALTGATKSRDLARVILVRLKDLVSHAAHGSNMERLAAYFTDALQGLLEGAGGAHNNSKHHHYITCGSHHPRDDHHQNDTLAAFQMLQDMSPYVKFGHFTANQAILEAVAHERRVHIVDYDIMEGVQWASLMQALASNKAGPPGPHLRITALSRTGTGRRSVATVQETGRRLTAFAASLGQPFTFHQCRLDPDETFKPSSLKLVRGEALVFNCMLNLPHLSYRAPDSIASFLSGARELKPRLVTLVEEEVGSSVGGFVGRFMELLHHYSAVFDSLEAGFPMQGRARALVERVFLGPRIVGSLARIYRTGEELQERSWGEWLGASGFRGVPMSFANHCQAKLLLGLFNDGYRVEELGANRLVLDWKSRRLLSASLWTSSSSDSH, translated from the coding sequence ATGGAAATAGACATGGACTACCACACAGATGCAATCCACAGCCTCCACTTCTCTGGATACGCCACCATCACCGACACCACCCCGTCTTCCGACGACGACTACGATTGCAACTGGAACCACTGGTCCCCCCTCGTCAACTGGGACGCCTTCACCGGACCCCACGATGACTTCCACCACCTCATCGATTCCATCGTCTCCGATGGCGCAACCGCTGAGTACCTCAGCCCCGACGACCACGCCGCCAGCAACTCCCCCTCCCCCTCCATAACGGAGGAAGACGACGCCGAGGAAGAAACAGCCGCCGCCGACGATTCCAAGGGCCTGAGACTAGTCCATCTGCTCATGGCCGCCGCGGAGGCCCTCACCGGAGCCACCAAGAGTCGCGACCTTGCTCGAGTAATATTGGTTCGGCTCAAGGATCTGGTGTCCCACGCGGCGCACGGCTCCAACATGGAAAGGCTCGCCGCCTACTTCACCGACGCACTACAGGGCCTGCTAGAAGGCGCCGGGGGTGCGCACAATAACAGCAAACATCACCACTACATCACGTGTGGGTCACACCACCCCCGCGATGATCATCATCAAAACGACACCCTCGCGGCGTTCCAAATGCTCCAGGACATGTCTCCCTACGTCAAGTTCGGACATTTCACCGCCAACCAGGCCATCCTCGAGGCCGTGGCCCACGAGCGCCGAGTCCACATCGTAGACTACGACATCATGGAAGGGGTCCAGTGGGCTTCTCTTATGCAGGCCCTTGCCTCCAACAAAGCAGGTCCACCGGGCCCACACCTCCGAATCACCGCATTGTCCCGAACCGGAACCGGACGCCGCTCCGTCGCTACCGTGCAGGAGACAGGGAGGCGATTAACGGCGTTCGCCGCTTCCCTAGGGCAGCCGTTCACGTTCCACCAGTGCAGGTTGGATCCCGACGAAACGTTTAAACCTTCGTCTTTGAAGCTGGTTCGCGGAGAGGCTTTGGTTTTTAACTGCATGTTAAACTTACCGCACCTGAGTTACCGCGCGCCCGATTCTATTGCGTCGTTTTTGAGTGGGGCGAGAGAGTTGAAGCCGAGGTTGGTGACTTTGGTGGAGGAAGAGGTGGGGTCCAGTGTGGGAGGGTTCGTGGGAAGGTTCATGGAGTTGCTGCATCACTATTCGGCGGTGTTTGACTCGCTGGAGGCTGGGTTTCCGATGCAGGGGCGCGCCAGGGCCCTTGTGGAGCGGGTTTTCTTGGGCCCGAGGATTGTAGGATCGCTGGCCCGGATCTATCGGACGGGTGAAGAGCTGCAGGAGAGGTCGTGGGGGGAGTGGTTGGGTGCGTCGGGTTTCAGGGGAGTCCCCATGAGCTTCGCCAATCATTGCCAAGCGAAGCTTCTACTCGGTCTTTTCAACGACGGTTATCGGGTAGAGGAGTTGGGGGCTAACAGACTAGTTTTGGATTGGAAATCTCGGCGCTTGCTTTCTGCCTCGCTTTGGACTTCTTCTTCCTCCGACTCCCATTAA